Proteins encoded in a region of the Tripterygium wilfordii isolate XIE 37 chromosome 21, ASM1340144v1, whole genome shotgun sequence genome:
- the LOC119989931 gene encoding acyl-coenzyme A thioesterase 9, mitochondrial-like isoform X2, whose amino-acid sequence MKMKNPLSKSLCHYLLKPPSAFVSHLNNLPFDPLLRIFNQSRSIFSASLSKIRIRDVFINTQLSNPQKQSESGFRCTQVRSFASEIHDQSSAIPVVSTVSSPFEGSVPIDAGSLNRKPISFWPGMYHSPVTNALWEARSSIFEKVSETPVEEAAQSQLAAKSPSKSRTSVLYKFSSDYILREQYRNPWNEIRTGKLVEDLDALAGTISYKHCCNDDGTTRPLLLVTASVDRMVLKKPISVDVDLKIEGAVTWVGRSSMEIQLEVTQSAQGPSNSLALVANFTFVARDSKSGKSAVINQISPETENEKLLWEEAEERNKRRKNRRAEHRIDTDEDADRLHTLLAEGRVFCDMPALADRDSILIKDTSHENSLICQPQQRNTHGRIFGGFLMRKAFELAFSNAYAFAGASPRFIEVDHVDFLKPVDVGNFLRFKSRILYTELENPAKPLINVEVVAHVTRPELRSSEVSNKFYFTFTVRPEAIADGLRIRNVVPATEEEARRVLERMDAETSQLQ is encoded by the exons atGAAAATGAAGAACCCACTCTCAAAATCACTCTGTCACTACCTCCTCAAACCTCCATCAGCGTTTGTTTCCCATTTGAATAACCTCCCTTTTGATCCATTATTGCGCATATTCAATCAATCGAGGTCAATTTTCTCAGCTTCTCTGTCAAAGATTCGAATTCGCGATGTTTTCATCAACACCCAGTTGTCTAATCCACAGAAACAATCGGAATCCGGATTTAGGTGTACTCAAGTTCGATCATTTGCGAGTGAAATTCACGACCAGAGTAGTGCTATCCCGGTTGTTTCCACCGTGAGTTCACCATTCGAGGGCTCTGTGCCAATCGATGCGGGCTCGTTGAATCGAAAGCCCATTAGCTTCTGGCCCGGAATGTACCATTCGCCGGTGACTAATGCTTTGTGGGAAGCGAGATCGAGCATTTTCGAGAAGGTCAGCGAAACCCCTGTTGAAGAGGCTGCACAGAGTCAATTGGCGGCCAAAAGCCCTTCAAAGAGCAGGACCAGTGTTCTTTACAAGTTTTCTAGTGATTACATACTCAGAGAGCAGTACAGGAATCCATGGAATGAGATCAGGACGGGGAAGCTGGTCGAAGATCTTGATGCTCTTGCTGGAACTATATCTTATAAG CATTGCTGCAATGATGATGGCACGACAAGGCCACTGTTATTGGTCACTGCTTCTGTTGACAGGATGGTTCTGAAGAAACCAATCAGTGTTGATGTTGATTTGAAGATAGAGGGTGCTGTTACATGGGTTGGACGGTCATCCATGGAGATTCAACTGGAAGTCACTCAGTCCGCTCAAG GTCCATCAAACTCACTTGCACTTGTTGCAAACTTCACATTTGTTGCTCGTGACTCGAAGAGTGGGAAATCAGCTGTTATTAACCAGATATCACCTGAGACCGAGAATGAAAAATTGCTATGGGAAGAAGCAGAAGAAAGGAACAAGAGGAGGAAAAATAGAAGAGCAGAACATAGAATTGATACTGATGAGGATGCAGACAGGCTCCACACATTGTTGGCTGAAGGCAGAGTTTTCTGTGATATGCCAGCTTTGGCAGACAGAGATAGCATCCTTATAAAAGATACTAGCCACGAGAACTCTTTGATCTGCCAGCCACAGCAAAGGAACACTCATGGTCGGATATTTGGAGGATTTTTGATGCGCAAGGCATTTGAACTTGCATTCTCAAATGCTTATGCTTTTGCAGGCGCATCTCCCCGCTTTATAGAGGTTGATCATGTCGACTTCCTTAAGCCC GTGGATGTTGGAAATTTCCTTCGTTTCAAGTCTCGCATTCTGTACACTGAACTCGAAAACCCAGCTAAACCTTTGATAAATGTGGAAGTTGTAGCTCATGTTACCAGGCCAGAGCTCAGGTCTAGTGAG GTATCCAACAAATTCTACTTTACATTTACTGTCCGTCCTGAGGCTATCGCAGATGGACTGAGGATTCGCAATGTTGTTCCAGCAACAGAAGAGGAAGCAAGGCGGGTGCTTGAACGAATGGATGCAGAGACTTCCCAACTCCAATAA
- the LOC119988190 gene encoding formin-like protein 2: MPTTAVSVLLLLLAFLSTTITTTGSRHRHLLHQPFFPVITEPPPQPTSPSPSPQPQINKSQPKYPFSTTPSTQQKPFFPSYSSSPPPPSPAILNTFPANISSILFPHRQNSSTHRPLIITISVSLSLLFVAVLAAISAFVIYFRPHHHSTTKKPPRSDSLRLFPPNTTPSDASQKTHHDNDQRRTPNTSTEFLYLGTLVNSRGANNSEIASNSAGIKSGVTSSPPYQRLGSPELKPLPPLPRLNYLHSFTSGEVEGDSDGEEEFFSPRGSSGRKESLNLSPIRQGSTLRTEDQVPQGESSKFGSRSFNSRTASCPYSNPYSNSVSTSPSPASNVSPGRLIQPDSVIDSSVPPQAVNLSPASISSSSLPSGRDFGNAPISQERNGPAPTREPPPPPPLPPLRFWEVPVDTRPPALLTPSRHVVFQNVSSPVLANEQLQTVTENVGSNSEETTPKLKLKPLHWDKVRASSDRVMVWDQIKSSSFKLNEEMIETLFVVNNSGLGSKEGNLRRQVLPTHSQENRVLDPKKSQNIAILLRALNVTIDEVCEGLLEGNSDTIGTELLESLLKMAPTKEEERKLKEYKDNSPFKLGPAEKFLREVLDVPFAFKRVEAMLYIANFDSEVEYLRRSFETLQQACAELRNSRMFLKLLETVLKTGNRMNVGTNRGDAHAFKLDTLLKLVDIKGTDGKTTLLHFVVQEIIRVEGYRISGANSNQTDEKTQQSAFQDEVEFRKLGLQVVSGLSGELTNVKKAATMDSDVLSNEVEKLASGISKISEVVKLNEEIVLKDKSRKFCESMTGFLKKAEEEILKIQAHEREALALVKEITECFHGNLAKGEAHQFRIFMVVRDFLSILDQVCKEVGKINERNVYSSFRQIPVTSILPPIFPGISGKQQHGSSDDGRSSSF; encoded by the exons ATGCCAACCACCGCCGTTTCtgtgctcctcctcctcctagcATTCctctccaccaccatcaccaccacagGATCCCGCCACCGCCACCTCCTCCACCAGCCCTTTTTTCCCGTTATCACCGAACCTCCACCCCAGCCTACCTCTCCCTCTCCATCTCCACAACCTCAAATCAACAAAAGCCAGCCTAAGTACCCCTTCTCCACAACTCCCTCCACCCAACAAAAGCCTTTCTTCCCCTCCTACTCCTCTTCTCCTCCGCCTCCTTCCCCTGCTATCCTCAACACCTTCCCGGCCAACATCTCCTCCATACTCTTCCCTCACCGCCAAAACTCCTCCACACACCGTCccctcatcatcaccatctctgtctctctctcccttTTGTTCGTTGCTGTCCTTGCCGCCATTTCTGCCTTCGTCATCTACTTCCGTCCCCACCACCATAGCACCACCAAGAAGCCACCGCGTTCTGACAGCCTCCGTCTCTTCCCACCAAACACCACCCCTTCTGACGCCTCTCAGAAAACTCACCACGACAACGACCAACGTCgaacaccaaacacaagtaccGAATTTCTCTATCTTGGCACTCTGGTGAATTCACGAGGAGCTAACAACAGCGAAATTGCCTCAAACTCTGCTGGCATCAAGTCAGGGGTAACATCCTCCCCGCCGTACCAGAGACTGGGTTCGCCGGAACTGAAACCGTTACCTCCCTTGCCGCGACTCAATTACTTGCATAGCTTCACTAGCGGCGAAGTTGAAGGTGATAGCGATGGAGAGGAAGAGTTCTTCTCCCCGAGAGGGTCTTCAGGTCGAAAGGAGAGTCTCAATTTAAGTCCAATTCGTCAAGGTTCTACTTTGAGGACAGAGGATCAAGTTCCACAAGGAGAGAGTTCTAAGTTCGGTTCGAGAAGCTTCAATTCCAGAACGGCGTCGTGTCCGTACTCGAACCCCTATTCAAATTCCGTCTCCACTAGTCCCTCTCCGGCGTCAAATGTGAGTCCTGGAAGATTGATACAGCCGGATTCCGTCATTGATTCCTCGGTCCCTCCGCAGGCTGTAAATCTCTCACCAGCATCGATTTCTTCGTCATCTTTGCCGTCTGGGAGAGATTTCGGGAATGCCCCGATATCGCAAGAAAGAAATGGGCCTGCCCCAACAAGAGAACCGCCACCACCTCCCCCTCTTCCACCTCTGCGATTTTGGGAGGTCCCAGTTGACACCAGGCCGCCGGCACTTTTGACGCCGTCAAGGCATGTTGTGTTCCAAAATGTATCATCACCGGTTTTGGCTAATGAACAATTGCAGACAGTGACGGAGAATGTTGGGAGTAACAGTGAGGAGACAACACCAAAGCTGAAACTGAAACCATTGCATTGGGATAAAGTCAGAGCTAGCTCAGACCGAGTAATGGTGTGGGATCAGATCAAATCCAGCTCTTTCAA ATTGAATGAGGAAATGATTGAGACTCTGTTTGTGGTGAATAATTCGGGTTTGGGTTCAAAAGAAGGGAACCTTAGGCGGCAAGTCCTTCCAACGCATAGCCAGGAAAATAGGGTGCTTGATCCTAAGAAGTCACAGAACATTGCCATTTTGTTGAGGGCACTCAATGTGACCATTGATGAAGTCTGTGAGGGACTCTTGGAAG GCAATTCAGATACCATAGGGACGGAGCTTCTTGAGAGTTTGTTGAAGATGGCTCCGACCAAAGAAGAAGAACGCAaactaaaagagtacaaagaCAATTCACCATTTAAGCTAGGCCCCGCTGAGAAATTTCTTAGGGAAGTTCTTGACGTACCTTTTGCATTCAAGAGGGTTGAGGCAATGCTTTACATCGCAAACTTCGATTCAGAAGTTGAATACCTCAGAAGGTCCTTTGAAACACTGCAG CAAGCTTGTGCAGAGTTGAGGAATAGCAGAATGTTTTTGAAGCTATTAGAAACAGTGCTGAAAACGGGAAACCGCATGAACGTTGGCACTAACCGCGGCGATGCCCATGCCTTCAAGCTTGACACGCTTCTCAAGCTTGTCGATATTAAGGGCACTGATGGGAAAACCACTCTCTTGCATTTTGTGGTACAGGAAATCATCCGAGTTGAAGGTTATCGCATTTCTGGTGCCAATTCAAATCAAACTGATGAGAAAACTCAGCAATCTGCATTTCAAGATGAGGTTGAATTTAGGAAGCTTGGTTTGCAAGTTGTTTCAGGTCTGAGTGGGGAGCTCACCAATGTAAAGAAAGCTGCAACAATGGATTCCGATGTACTTAGCAATGAAGTTGAGAAACTTGCTTCAGGAATTTCAAAGATCAGTGAAGTTGTAAAATTGAATGAAGAAATAGTGTTGAAAGACAAGAGCAGGAAATTCTGTGAGTCAATGACTGGGTTCCTGAAGAAGGCAGAGGAAGAAATCTTAAAAATCCAAGCTCACGAAAGAGAAGCCTTGGCGCTTGTTAAGGAAATAACTGAGTGCTTTCATGGGAACTTAGCAAAGGGAGAAGCTCATCAATTCCGAATATTCATGGTGGTGAGGGATTTCCTTTCTATTCTTGATCAGGTATGCAAAGAAGTTGGGAAGATCAATGAGAGAAATGTATACAGTTCATTCCGTCAAATTCCAGTTACTTCAATCCTTCCACCAATTTTCCCTGGAATCAGTGGGAAGCAGCAACATGGTTCATCTGATGATGGACGCTCATCCTCATTTTAG
- the LOC119989931 gene encoding acyl-coenzyme A thioesterase 9, mitochondrial-like isoform X1, with protein sequence MKMKNPLSKSLCHYLLKPPSAFVSHLNNLPFDPLLRIFNQSRSIFSASLSKIRIRDVFINTQLSNPQKQSESGFRCTQVRSFASEIHDQSSAIPVVSTVSSPFEGSVPIDAGSLNRKPISFWPGMYHSPVTNALWEARSSIFEKVSETPVEEAAQSQLAAKSPSKSRTSVLYKFSSDYILREQYRNPWNEIRTGKLVEDLDALAGTISYKHCCNDDGTTRPLLLVTASVDRMVLKKPISVDVDLKIEGAVTWVGRSSMEIQLEVTQSAQGTTGPSNSLALVANFTFVARDSKSGKSAVINQISPETENEKLLWEEAEERNKRRKNRRAEHRIDTDEDADRLHTLLAEGRVFCDMPALADRDSILIKDTSHENSLICQPQQRNTHGRIFGGFLMRKAFELAFSNAYAFAGASPRFIEVDHVDFLKPVDVGNFLRFKSRILYTELENPAKPLINVEVVAHVTRPELRSSEVSNKFYFTFTVRPEAIADGLRIRNVVPATEEEARRVLERMDAETSQLQ encoded by the exons atGAAAATGAAGAACCCACTCTCAAAATCACTCTGTCACTACCTCCTCAAACCTCCATCAGCGTTTGTTTCCCATTTGAATAACCTCCCTTTTGATCCATTATTGCGCATATTCAATCAATCGAGGTCAATTTTCTCAGCTTCTCTGTCAAAGATTCGAATTCGCGATGTTTTCATCAACACCCAGTTGTCTAATCCACAGAAACAATCGGAATCCGGATTTAGGTGTACTCAAGTTCGATCATTTGCGAGTGAAATTCACGACCAGAGTAGTGCTATCCCGGTTGTTTCCACCGTGAGTTCACCATTCGAGGGCTCTGTGCCAATCGATGCGGGCTCGTTGAATCGAAAGCCCATTAGCTTCTGGCCCGGAATGTACCATTCGCCGGTGACTAATGCTTTGTGGGAAGCGAGATCGAGCATTTTCGAGAAGGTCAGCGAAACCCCTGTTGAAGAGGCTGCACAGAGTCAATTGGCGGCCAAAAGCCCTTCAAAGAGCAGGACCAGTGTTCTTTACAAGTTTTCTAGTGATTACATACTCAGAGAGCAGTACAGGAATCCATGGAATGAGATCAGGACGGGGAAGCTGGTCGAAGATCTTGATGCTCTTGCTGGAACTATATCTTATAAG CATTGCTGCAATGATGATGGCACGACAAGGCCACTGTTATTGGTCACTGCTTCTGTTGACAGGATGGTTCTGAAGAAACCAATCAGTGTTGATGTTGATTTGAAGATAGAGGGTGCTGTTACATGGGTTGGACGGTCATCCATGGAGATTCAACTGGAAGTCACTCAGTCCGCTCAAG GTACAACAGGTCCATCAAACTCACTTGCACTTGTTGCAAACTTCACATTTGTTGCTCGTGACTCGAAGAGTGGGAAATCAGCTGTTATTAACCAGATATCACCTGAGACCGAGAATGAAAAATTGCTATGGGAAGAAGCAGAAGAAAGGAACAAGAGGAGGAAAAATAGAAGAGCAGAACATAGAATTGATACTGATGAGGATGCAGACAGGCTCCACACATTGTTGGCTGAAGGCAGAGTTTTCTGTGATATGCCAGCTTTGGCAGACAGAGATAGCATCCTTATAAAAGATACTAGCCACGAGAACTCTTTGATCTGCCAGCCACAGCAAAGGAACACTCATGGTCGGATATTTGGAGGATTTTTGATGCGCAAGGCATTTGAACTTGCATTCTCAAATGCTTATGCTTTTGCAGGCGCATCTCCCCGCTTTATAGAGGTTGATCATGTCGACTTCCTTAAGCCC GTGGATGTTGGAAATTTCCTTCGTTTCAAGTCTCGCATTCTGTACACTGAACTCGAAAACCCAGCTAAACCTTTGATAAATGTGGAAGTTGTAGCTCATGTTACCAGGCCAGAGCTCAGGTCTAGTGAG GTATCCAACAAATTCTACTTTACATTTACTGTCCGTCCTGAGGCTATCGCAGATGGACTGAGGATTCGCAATGTTGTTCCAGCAACAGAAGAGGAAGCAAGGCGGGTGCTTGAACGAATGGATGCAGAGACTTCCCAACTCCAATAA
- the LOC119988229 gene encoding zinc finger MYM-type protein 1-like — MAHHQPPPKRGKTLFSFFKKKDGIPDDQQNAAAQTSIPNLRTSETVVVESSIPNVHTIDTTSFQRDPGLRIPINDYPVNQRDEIRRKYLNAGPFQPNLSEYPGTEVGAQHRRFQYAWYKQFPWLEYSHSKDKAYCFPCFIIETKSSSALVNEGFNNWKRVNNGEKCVFLVHVGNVSSSHNNCVRCVQDLMKPTQHIDKVMNAQSKEDVMKNRLRLKTTIQSIRWLAFQGCAFRGHDESPHSLNRGNFIEMVKMMATLNEDIAKVVLENAPQNATYTSPKIQKEILHLLANKVRMVIREEIGDASYCILVDEAQDAAKREQMAIVLRFVNRAGILIERFFDIVGVSDTAAITLKNEISVILTRYNLQVQMMRGQGYDGASNMRGAWNGLQALFLKDCPYAYYVHCFAHRLQLALVAAAKEMPCIWQFFSHLTSVVNLVGSSPKRISELQSTQRDEITLMLATGERQSGRGANQMSALHRAGATRWSSHYDSVRSLIEMYGASCKVLEHLSNDGAIGSIRGEASGVCAAIMTFEFIFLLHLIDKIMGITDLLCQALQRKSLDILNALRLVSTTKALLSRFRQDEWDTFFEKVKLFCTKHDIDIPDMGGRYRVRRSCQRQDPITIEHHYHFDVFNEVIDFQLMELNSRFNEKSVELLTLSSALDPSDSFKAFKIDDICNLASKFYTQDFSSQEIHALRCELEHYQYDVILDPEFQRVSTLSELCHNLVTSRKSHNYYLTERLIRLVLTLPVSTATTERAFSAMKHVKTALRNKMDDEFLADCMVLYIERELAEKVNLDSVIDDFYSLKSRRAQLQ; from the exons ATGGCCCATCATCAACCACCACCTAAAAGAGGGAAAACTCTATTTTCcttctttaaaaagaaagatggtATTCCTGATGATCAACAAAATGCAGCAGCACAAACTTCAATTCCTAATTTGCGCACTTCTGAAACTGTTGTGGTTGAAAGTTCAATTCCTAATGTGCACACTATAGACACGACTTCTTTTCAACGAGATCCAGGCTTACGTATCCCAATTAATGATTATCCAGTTAATCAACGAGATGAGATTAGACGTAAATATCTAAATGCAGGGCCTTTTCAACCAAATCTTTCTGAGTATCCTGGGACAGAAGTTGGGGCCCAGCATCGCCGATTTCAGTATGCTTGGTACAAACAATTTCCATGGTTGGAGTATTCTCATTCTAAGGATAAAGCATATTGTTTTCCGTGTTTCATTATTGAGACTAAAAGTAGTTCTGCTTTAGTTAATGAAGGGTTCAACAATTGGAAGAGAGTTAACAACGGAGAGAAATGTGTATTTCTTGTTCATGTTGGAAACGTATCTTCATCACATAACAATTGTGTGAGATGTGTCCAGGATTTGATGAAACCAACCCAACATATTGACAAGGTAATGAATGCACAATCAAAGGAGGATGTCATGAAGAATAGGTTGCGCTTGAAGACAACAATTCAGAGTATTCGTTGGCTTGCATTTCAGGGATGTGCTTTTAGAGGCCATGATGAATCCCCTCATTCATTAAATCGAGGGAATTTTATTGAAATGGTAAAGATGATGGCTACTTTAAATGAGGATATTGCAAAGGTGGTATTGGAGAATGCCCCTCAAAATGCAACATATACAAGTccaaaaatacaaaaggaaATCTTGCACCTTCTTGCTAACAAAGTGAGAATGGTGATTCGTGAGGAAATTGGGGATGCAAGTTATTGTATTCTTGTTGATGAAGCGCAAGATGCTGCTAAAAGAGAGCAAATGGCAATTGTGTTAAGATTTGTCAATCGCGCGGGCATTCTAATTGAGCGCTTTTTTGATATTGTTGGTGTTAGTGATACTGCAGCAATTACTCTGAAAAATGAAATCTCCGTTATTCTTACAAG GTACAATCTCCAAGTTCAAATGATGCGTGGTCAAGGGTATGATGGTGCTAGCAATATGCGGGGTGCTTGGAATGGACTTCAAGCATTGTTTCTCAAAGATTGTCCATATGCATATTATGTTCATTGTTTTGCCCATCGACTGCAACTAGCATTAGTGGCAGCAGCTAAGGAGATGCCTTGCATTTGGCAATTCTTTTCACATTTGACTTCCGTTGTTAATCTTGTGGGTTCTTCTCCTAAACGCATTAGTGAGTTACAATCTACTCAACGGGATGAGATTACTCTCATGTTGGCTACTGGAGAAAGACAGTCTGGTAGAGGAGCTAATCAAATGAGTGCACTTCATCGAGCTGGAGCCACTCGTTGGAGCTCTCACTATGACTCTGTTAGGAGCTTGATAGAAATGTATGGTGCATCATGTAAAGTTCTTGAACATCTCAGTAACGATGGGGCAATTGGATCTATACGTGGGGAAGCTAGTGGTGTTTGTGCTGCAATTATGACCTTTGAGTTCATATTTCTCTTGCATTTGATTGATAAAATCATGGGAATCACAGATTTACTTTGCCAAGCTCTACAACGTAAATCCTTGGATATCTTGAATGCTTTGAGATTAGTTTCAACAACGAAAGCTCTCCTTTCCAGATTTAGACAAGATGAGTGGGATACATTTTTTGAGAAAGTGAAGTTATTTTGTACCAAACATGACATTGATATTCCTGATATGGGTGGTCGTTATAGAGTGCGTCGTTCATGTCAACGACAAGATCCTATTACAATCGAACACCATTATCACTTTGATGTCTTCAATGAGGTAATTGATTTTCAGTTGATGGAGTTAAATAGTAGATTCAACGAGAAATCAGTGGAACTTCTTACTCTAAGCTCTGCTTTGGATCCGAGTGATTCCTTCAAAGCATTTAAAATTGACGACATATGCAATCTTGCAAGCAAATTTTATACTCAAGATTTCAGTTCACAAGAAATCCATGCTTTGAGATGTGAGTTGGAGCATTATCAGTATGATGTAATACTTGATCCTGAGTTTCAAAGAGTTTCTACACTTTCTGAATTATGTCACAACTTAGTTACGTCAAGAAAGTCACATAACTATTATCTGACTGAGAGATTGATTCGTCTAGTATTAACTCTTCCTGTTTCGACGGCGACTACAGAACGGGCATTTTCAGCCATGAAGCATGTTAAGACAGCTCTCCGTAACAAAATGGATGACGAATTTCTTGCAGATTGCATGGTTCTTTACATTGAACGAGAACTTGCTGAGAAAGTCAATTTAGATTCTGTAATAGATGATTTTTATTCCTTGAAGTCTCGTCGGGCACAACTTCAATAG
- the LOC119989768 gene encoding protein IQ-DOMAIN 14-like, giving the protein MGKKGNWFSAIKRVFIPHSKEKLANEPEKNSTKEKKKKKGLGKLRHGDTNSFIPLFREPSSIEKILDDAEREHNLIFRPPTPPERPQTPPFVPQRVPSPRVPSPRIPSPRTSSQRVASPKAASPKVASPKVASPRAASPRIVQHRSEISYRPEPTLRYRHASATKIQAAYRGYTARRSFRALKGLVRLQGVVRGQNVKRQTSNAMKYMQLLVRVQSQIQLRRIQMLENQARSQSQYRNDKELESTLGKWNMSQASEAGNEDWDDSTLTKEEIEARLQRKVDAVVKRERAMAYAYSHQLWKANPDSNLKPLTEIRSGGFPWWWNWLERQLPPANPPEGQAIKNFQLTPPRPHSELKPSPRPGSSTNKNQHFGFENIDATPTPRSTKSTFLPATRPPRTPPSYRISHNSPSLSKYSRARGSGADSPFNLPMKDDDSLTSCPPFSVPNYMSPTVSAKAKVKASPSSSSTESKRRLSFPLAQGFGSFKWNKFSSKDSASSHKILDKNQSLQSIGNLSIDSTVSMPAGVGRRPFNRFV; this is encoded by the exons ATGGGAAAGAAAGGGAATTGGTTTTCCGCAATCAAAAGGGTGTTTATACCACACTCCAAGGAGAAATTAGCCAAT GAACCAGAGAAGAATAGtacaaaagagaagaagaaaaagaagggacTAGGAAAGTTGAGGCATGGAGACACCAATTCATTCATTCCCTTGTTCAGAGAGCCAAGCAGCATTGAGAAAATCCTCGATGATGCTGAAAGAGAGCATAATCTGATTTTCAGGCCACCGACGCCTCCTGAGCGGCCCCAAACACCTCCTTTCGTGCCTCAAAGAGTTCCTTCCCCAAGGGTTCCTTCCCCAAGGATTCCCTCTCCTAGAACTTCTTCTCAAAGAGTTGCTTCTCCTAAGGCTGCATCTCCCAAAGTTGCTTCTCCAAAGGTTGCTTCCCCTAGAGCGGCCTCCCCTAGGATTGTTCAACACCGTAGTGAGATTAGCTACAGGCCAGAACCAACCCTAAGGTATCGCCATGCTTCGGCTACTAAGATCCAAGCTGCTTATAGAGGTTATACG GCGAGGAGGAGCTTTAGAGCTTTGAAGGGTCTGGTAAGGCTTCAAGGAGTGGTGAGAGGACAGAATGTGAAGAGGCAAACATCAAATGCCATGAAATATATGCAGCTCTTGGTACGAGTCCAGTCGCAGATTCAGTTGCGAAGGATCCAAATGTTAGAAAACCAAGCACGCAGCCAATCTCAATACCGAAATGATAAGGAACTGGAGAGTACTTTGGGCAAATGGAACATGAGCCAGGCA TCTGAGGCAGGTAATGAAGACTGGGATGATAGCACGCTAACGAAAGAGGAAATTGAAGCAAGGTTGCAGAGAAAGGTGGATGCTGTTGTCAAGAGAGAAAGGGCCATGGCCTACGCATATTCGCATCAG TTGTGGAAGGCTAATCCGGACTCAAATCTGAAACCTCTAACGGAAATCCGATCTGGTGGATTCCCATGGTGGTGGAACTGGTTAGAGCGTCAGTTGCCTCCGGCAAACCCTCCAGAAGGTCAAGCAATAAAGAACTTTCAACTGACACCTCCAAGGCCACATTCTGAGCTGAAGCCTAGCCCACGACCGGGGTCAAGCACCAACAAAAACCAGCATTTTGGGTTCGAAAACATCGATGCTACTCCCACGCCGAGATCAACAAAGTCGACATTTTTACCTGCAACAAGGCCACCACGGACTCCACCTTCATACAGGATTTCACATAACAGTCCAAGCTTGTCAAAGTACTCAAGAGCAAGAGGCAGTGGAGCAGATTCTCCATTCAACTTGCCAATGAAGGACGACGACAGCCTTACTAGCTGCCCTCCGTTTTCGGTGCCAAATTACATGTCTCCTACGGTTTCGGCCAAGGCAAAAGTAAAGGCTAGTCCAAGCAGTAGCAGTACTGAATCAAAGAGAAGGCTATCATTTCCATTGGCACAAGGCTTTGGGTCTTTCAAATGGAACAAGTTCTCGAGTAAGGATTCTGCGAGCTCCCACAAGATATTAGACAAGAACCAGTCGCTGCAATCTATAGGGAACTTAAGTATTGATTCAACAGTTTCTATGCCTGCTGGTGTTGGAAGAAGGCCATTTAACAGAtttgtgtga